The Tripterygium wilfordii isolate XIE 37 chromosome 5, ASM1340144v1, whole genome shotgun sequence DNA segment aaaaaaaaaggtgttaaATTACAAGGAACGTTTTACGAGGAAATAATAACAGGCCAAGTTGTTGTAATATAACAGAGAAACAACATGGGAGATAACTTGCATAGCTGAACAATTCTGGGTTTGTCTTTCATACCATGCTTTAGATCTTCTGAAAAGTTGTTCAGATCCTCGTCAAGTCGTTTTACATGGCTATCTAtctggaagaaaaacaaagaacacACACGAATCTTTTCAGCTGTAACTATGATAGCCCCCATAGAAGAAAACAGTGTGCGAAGCTGAAAACTGAAAAAGATATAAATTAAAAGCTCAAAAACTGTTCAATTGACTCCATGAACCATACATAGAGAAAAATTAGCAAAACCATTTTACATATTTGCTGGAAACCAAAACATGCAAGAAATTCAACTTCAGGTCATAAATCATAAATGGCCCAAAATTTAGGACATCCAAATATGAGAAAATATACAATTGATACAAGTTTGATTAATTGCTCGACATAAGGGCACAAATAAATAGGGCCCCTCATAAGCTATGTTTTAAGAGTTTGTCTTGAGATTGGTTCCTTCAGCAAACAATTTGAGCTTCATATTGATTTTAGATTAGTTCCAACCACTTATCTCTGACAATGAAGCATATGAAtcttcaaaaacttgaaatgcacaGCCCTTTCAAAATAATTGTAAACTTTTTTATACTAAGATAGGAAGTTAGTCAAGTGACTAAACTCGTCAGCCAACAAGGAACCATAATGGTATTGTATGCTTTTGAGCTCTGCTCATGCTGTTTAGTGTTTAACCTAAAACTTACAGAAGCCTACATAGAAGGCCCTCGTCGCACTATGACattatgataatttttttcataTCAAGTCCAGAAAGTAATCATGTACAGGTTCAGGAAAAGATTTTTTCTTCCCAACCGTAACAGATATTACTACTGATTTATTGGCTATCGACTGTTTTGAAACCTAGAACTTGAATTACAAAACTATCCACTGGAATTAAAGAACTAGACCAATCATAGATACCACAATAAAAAACAACACGTCAACTTCAAGAATGCAACAATTCATTATCCAAAGGGAGAAAAAAGCAAAGCAAACCCAATCAAATGGCATTGAAGATATGAGACTTACAAGGTCATAAGCTTGCCTCGCTAACAAAACTTTCTCTGTGCACAAACTCAATGCACTGTCTTGATTCATTTCAATATCCTTTCGCATTTTCTCAATCGctgcctcttcttcttcaataataCTATAATTATTATTGTAATTGTTCCCATTTCCTCTCTTTGAGCTCTGTGAAGCCAATCCTAAGCAGTACTGCGTTTGTTGACGCGTCTGGTTTATCATTGCTTTTCACCCCCAAATATTTAAGGTAAGAAATCAAtctatgtatctatatattacACATAATCTTACAGAGACCAAATCAAGCTCACCTAAAAACCCTAATATgcaagacaaaaagaaaaacatttatGCATAAAATGTGTGCCGATTGGGCTTACAGTGCGATCGTTCATCAAGCTCTCGAATGGTATTGAATAACCTTTGAAGCTCCGCAGGCAATGTGCTTGCATCTATGGTGGAATTTCAAATTCAAAGCTCAAAATTCCCAATTgaaaagtcaaaaagaaaaagaaaagtatgaGGGAATTACAGAAGCATACACTCTAGATAGTCGTCAACGTACGCTCCAGTTCGTGCGATTGCCATTTTCTGTGTGAATTTGAGAATTTCCAGGAGTGTTTCTACATAGGTTGGGTTCTAGGGCTTCTTCGATAGCTTGATACGGAGGTTGAGCCTAACGGCGTCGTTTCCAATGCGCGGTTAACGGTTTAACCGTTGAGGGTGAGCCGGGGTGTAAACGAGCCAACGGctcaacccaacccaaccaaggtgtttgataatttaataagtttttaaataaaatttctaaatAAAATTTCGATAATCTCTCCACCAAATGACCAAACCCGTACACCCGAGTCACTTATTAGAGTTGTACGAATTGTGTGTATCATCCTGATGAATaaggttcgaatccccctccccattttttttaaaaaaaaaccaaactccttaatataatattattagtaAGTGAAGAATATTCCTAAATGCTTAATATTTTGTTATGAAATAaagtaaatataaaatttttatacACAAACATAAACATGCCGAACTGCCGAAGGCACTTATATTTACATTTGGTTAACTCAAACTAGCATGATAATCTTGTTAAAATAGTTGGGTCAATCTTATTAAAGTAACACAAATGAATTTCGAGTTCGATCACAATTTGCTTGTTGAGATATAGTATGTCTCACATCGTTTGGAGAGTACTAagtgatgtgatttataagcatAAATTTTTATGATACATACATGTCTTGAATCCAAAGCGAACTATACATATTCTCGTAGATGAGCACTATTTGAACCCCACGTAACTAAATACATCTCATTAATGTTACAAAAAACCCTATCTTTCAACATCTCATTGACCCTATCATTTTGCCCAAAAATtattctcctcttcttcccctACCTTCAACAGAGATAACCCACAGTCGCTTCGACGGAGACATGTCCACTGCAGCTTCGACGACGACGAAGGTTAATTGTAGCTTGCCGATATGGATCTCAAGCAGCACAGTTGGTATAAGTAAGAAATCTATATGATTCTTCATTATTGTAACCTTTTGTTTCCCTTATGATTAATTGCTTAGACTGatatttgttgttcttgtgCTCTAGATATTGTCGATCGCAACAATTAGTCCCAAGAAAGGTCAATAAACATGTTTTCTTTTGATACAACACAGAGAATGTTACGTTTTTTATGTCGAGATCAATGTAGGGGTCAAAACTAATCAGACCTGACTCAAATACAAAAAGGCTTAGACTAAAACTTAAATCCAAAGAGGGAAGGTTTTTAAGCCCAAAACAACACATGAGACCAAAACATAAGTCTATAAGGACATGGTCAGTAAGCTCAATGCTTTACATTGAACCGAACATCTGGTAGACAGAAACATACAACCCTTAAAGCCGACCAAAAGGCCAAAGGAAGATAGTCGATGGACGAAGCCGAAGACCGAGCAGTTATATACTAACGGTTATGTTCAAAAGATACATCAAACTTCCTCAACCACTACAAACCTCGTCAACTGCTGTAAACTGACGTAATTGCACAAGATAAGTATAAAAGAGAGACAATCAACAATGGATTGGGATCTCGTTTTTCCTAGAGATTTGGGGTATTTTTTCCTTTAAGAGATACAATCTTTAGTGTACATTCTTTGTAATAATCATCAAATAATAAGATGACTCATAATTTTATACCGTGGACCTAAGCTCCAAACCGAACACGTAAATCCATTTATTTTTTCTCCAATTCACTCAAATCAATCACTTATCATTTTTCGGATTGTTGAATTCTTGCATCAACAATCAACAACTAGTCCCAGATCGTAGCTTGTCGATCTGGATCTCAAGCAATATAGTTGATAGAGTCTTGAGGCAGCAGAGGAAAGAGGGAAACAAGAAATAGGAAATAGGTGGGGTGTAAATTGTGATTTTtcagaaaacacaaaaaaaatgatgtactcaatattattattttttttattgaatttattaAGATTGAAATATACTTAGTTAAAAATGGGATGTAACCAGTGCTGATCATTGTCTTATTAGTATTGCTTGTTTTATAATGTTAACCAACTCACTATATAAACCCAAATATTTTGGATATCATACGCGATCTCCTTATTTTCAACGTtcgtctctctctgtttctctgttGTTCGCTGTTTTCTAGGGTTTGCTTCGCAGCCGAGAGTACTCAGGTTTGTTTCTTCTCGTAAACGCGTCTCTCTTTTGTTATTATTACTGGGTTTATATTATGTCAATGGATCTCCAAGAAACCTCGACGATGATTAAAATCGGCTCCTTTGATCGACTCCGATGGAATTTTGGGTTGATGTTATTATCCCGAGGATTTGATGGAGGAAGGAAAATTTGGTGTTGTTTATATTTTGTGAGTGTTGGCGATTAGGAATTTGTTAAGATTTTTGAGTTTCTGGATATCGTCAATTGGGTATGATCGCTGCCATCAGTGGATTCTGTTTGGAATCAAGAGTATTGAGTATCTCGTGCATATGATTATCCTTGCGATTCTCCCCTTTTCTACAGTTTCACTGGATTTTAGGATATTTCCTGTTTTCCCGAGCTGGCTGCCCTTGAGTTTTGTTAGGGTTTATTGCTGGAGATTATGATTGAATTTTCGGAACTGGTGAGGCTTATTTTGGATGCTCTGGCCAGGCTACCTAGAATCACCCTTAGTTTAGTACTATATAAGAAATCCAAACTTGTTTGGGCTGCATTGGGCAGACGCCACCAAGTTTTTGGTTCAGATGGCATGGCTTTTGCGTGATTTTGGTCTCCTTTGAAGGAAGAGTTTCTGCATCTATCTGCTCagctttgttctttttttttttttggtttatttctGTCCATAGTATGGCTGTGACTGCTACAAGAAGACTCACTGGGAGGCCTGGAGGATTTGTTTTTAACCGGCTAGGAGAACacacaaatcaaacaaagaatgtCACTTGTTCCTTCTGGTTAGCTGGAAAATGCACGAAAAACCCCTGTAGGTTCATGCACAGAGAACTTCCACTGCCTTTGGTTCAAGGCGAAATTGCTAAGAAGCCCCGCACCATGACTGAGGGCCGAACTTGGAAGAGTACCAATCATGATAACCCCAAGGGCTTTTCACCTTCTACTGCTGTTAGACGCTCTGGAGATGcaagaacaaaaaatacattAGAGGGCACGAGCACAAAGAAGCCCCAGATGTTGCCTGGTGGCCAACCAAGGCAGAGTACTAATCATGGCAGCCCCAAAGGCTCATCACTTTCAATTTCTGTTAGTGGCTCTGGTAATACAAAAAATGCATTAGATAGGTCTGTGCTGCCTTCTGTTCAAGACAGAAATATAAAGAAGCTCCACACCTTGACTGAGGACCAACCAAGGAAAAGTCTTAATCATTACAGGCTTGAAAATTCATCAATTTCAACTGATTTGAGTGGCTCTGGAGATACAAGAGCAGAAAATGCCATAGAAAGAAGCTGCAAATATTGGATCTCCGGTAATTGTATGAGTGGTGATCAGTGCAACTACTTGCATTCATGGTCTTGTGGTGATGGGTTGTCCATGATGGCAAAGCTTGGAGGGCATAAAAAGGTAATTTGTCTGATAAGTGCTGTCCTTTAGCTTTTCATTGTTTCCTTTTGGAGAAGTGGGAGCTTCAAGAGATCATGACATTGACTAtagcttcctttttctttttttttcccatgtcTTTATTTTGTAAGTTTCTTAAATTTGTATTCTTTTGTATCATTATTTCTCAGCAAAGAGAGGGGGTCATGTTGTTATTTCCACATGCTTATTTATATGTTCCTTGATTCTCTCTTCGATATTATTCCTTCGCATTCTAAACATGATACCCAGCTtaaaattagtttcaaatttcaatgttcAACAAACATAGTTGCTGCTGCAGTTTTAGAGAGTTTGGATTGATGGTCCATCTAAGATTGTTTAAATGATGGTTTTACTGTTGATCTATGTATGCAGAATGTCACTGGGGTCGCACTTCCATCTGGATCTGACAAGCTTTTTTCGAGCGGCAAAGATGGAACAGCACGAATTTGGGATTGCCATACTGGTCAATGTGTGCATTCAATCAATCTCGGTGATGAAATTGGGTCCTTGATTAGTGAAGGCTCATGGGTTTTTGTTGGCTTGCCGAATGTTGTCAAGGTTagatttattcttttattttctttgtttatattgttttatttctatcTTTTATCAATAACTTAATTGCTTCTAAGCTAGTGGGTCTTGCTCATCTTGCAGTCTTGGAACGTCCAGACATCTGTCGAGTACAGTCTTAATGGACCGGTTGGGCAAGTTTATGCCATAGCTGTTGGCAATGATATTCTTTTTGCTGGGGCACAGGCAAGAACTTTGATATCCCTCTTCCTTCTGCTGTTTTACATGCATGAACTTCTGGTTTTTGACTCTGCATGCTGCGGTGGACTTCCACTGTGGAATATTATTATCTAATTGTCTAAGTGAGAAGTTCTTGAGTCCAAATTCTAAATTTCTAACATGTAATTTTGATTGATATTTTGGAGATCCTGTATTTTATAAGCattaattgttttatttaacTTTTTCAGTGTTGCGCGTTGTTATATCCTGGCTCTTAAACTGATTGTTGTGATTCAGAATAGCTGAAGGAAGTCATTTGCATATTTGTATGTTTCTTTTCCCCCATagtaatgatattttttttaatttttaattgtttGCAGGATGGTGTTATCTTAGCATGGAAGGGTAGTTCTGAATCTCATCCTCCTTTCCAGCTTGCTGCATCTTTGGAAGGTCATACTTCTGCCGTTACATGTTTGACTGTTGGAGCCATGGGGCTTTATTCTGGATCCATGGATCAAACTATAAGGGTGAGCTGATTATCTCAGAAATCTCTCTTCTAATGTTCTCTTTTCACCTTGAGGTTTGTGTGAATTAGATATTGATTAATTTCATCAAGGTACttaatattatatatctatTTGATTGTTGTTACACACCTTGATTAAATTCTGCTATGTCTGCATACTAATTGAGTGAACATAGTTATCAAACTTGTTAATGATTCAGCTTTCTCTTTCTGTACAACAAGTATTCGTGAATGGATATGTTGGCCTGTGTTCATGTGTGCTTGTGCATAGGAGGTTCTCATATTTGGTTCTGACTCATTCATAATTGAAGCAACTATTTTTGAATAAATCTCGCCTAGCTGGTGTACTTGCAACCTTTTTCCCCTgattattagggttttttttttctaatcatCAGCGTGATAATTATTGTGTATTCCTACCTTTTTCAGGCCTGGGATCTCAACACTTTAACGTGTACCCACAAGCTGAATGGGCATAGTGATGTGGTGATGTCTCTTCTTTGTTGGGATCAGTTTCTGTTGTCCTGTTCATTGGATCACAAGATCAATGTTTGGTATCTTACTGAAGAGGGCATCTTGGAAGTGGCATACACCCATGATATGGAACATGTACGTCTTTTGATTCACTTTTACCCTTTTTTCTGTATTTTGGAGTATGTTTTGTTTATAAGCTCCGCATGCTCTGGTTTTCCTTTAACATTATCAGATAATGGTAATGAAACGATTTTGTTTCTTTCCGttcaaaataaaatcatgtgTTGATGGTAGTATAAACTATAGAAGTATCGTACCATAAGGTGTTCAAAGAACTCGGTGGCATGATCtttggtcattttttttttgcatttgactGATTTGTCGATGCATGTCGTTTTTTGCAGGGAGCCCTGGCCTTTTGTGGAATGGTTGATACAGAAAATAAACCAATTTTATTATGTTCTTGCAAGGACAATACTGTTCGCCTCTTCGATCTACCATCGTGAGTACAAAAACCACATTCTAGTCTTTTGGTTTATGATTAATTTGGCAGACAAGTCTTTTATCTCCCTGGCTTTCTCCATTGCCTAatgtttcatttgtttttgtgtaGATTTACAGAGAGAGGCAAGATATTCTCAAAAGGGGAAGTTGGGTCAATGCAGATTGGCCCTGATAACCTATTTTTCACCGGGGACGCATCTGGAGATTTGACTGTATGGAAGCTGGGTGGACAGAGTTCATGATTCGTAGTTTAAGAACCGCAGTATTGCACAGATTATTTGCCATTGATAAGTGGTATCATATACATATTTGGGTGCTGACAGCGCCAGTTTTGTAACAATGTGAATATTTTCCCTAATAGAATTATAAATTTCTTTATTGGTCCCCCTTAAGTGCTTAAGGGTATGTTTGTCTCTTCAAATATTGATATGtatgtaaagaaaaaaaattaaaaaaaatggtgtaaacttaataaTTTTTGTGATGTAAATGAAATTTCTCTTAATGGAGGCTCAATAGCATATTAAAAAAGAATATAAACCATATATTTGTGAAAGACGTGTCATGTATGGTGTATCTGAAGTCTGAACCTAACCTTCTGGGATGACCAACAAATTACtaaattagatttttttttcttaatgttAATTATATAGTTATACATGGATAATATAAATTTTGTCATTTAGAGGCCGATATAACCTAAACTAGGGTCATTAAACCCGTGCACATATAATATAAGTTTGTCCTTTGAACATTCGAGGTGAGTTTAAACTAGATTGTCAGGCCGCGTGCATggaagtttctcacctgacgatAGGAAAATTGGTCACAAAGACATTTGTTCCTAGTTGAATCAAACTCAGGATCTCTTTGGACATTCTATTAGGGCCTAAACTAGGATCACTGAAAGACCCACGCATACAGAGAAGTTTTTCTTTGCGCATGCCTATAAAAACTTGCTCTTACTGAAAATTGAATCCCAAGATCATCCGAATCCATACAATTCGATTCTAGAGAGATTCTGCACTATCTATCAACCTATGACGCGTGGTTGAGCTGTTAAGCATGTTTTCCTCCTTCACGAAGCAAAGGGGTGATGCCTTTAATATTTCATTtgaaatataattatttttttctttcaaatctCAATATTTTATGTTAAATAAACCATGTTTTAAAATACCAATTGAACCAAAAACCGGAGGGGTCACCTAtacgatttaataaaatatcgaTTCAACTGATCGATT contains these protein-coding regions:
- the LOC119998949 gene encoding zinc finger CCCH domain-containing protein 48-like; translation: MAVTATRRLTGRPGGFVFNRLGEHTNQTKNVTCSFWLAGKCTKNPCRFMHRELPLPLVQGEIAKKPRTMTEGRTWKSTNHDNPKGFSPSTAVRRSGDARTKNTLEGTSTKKPQMLPGGQPRQSTNHGSPKGSSLSISVSGSGNTKNALDRSVLPSVQDRNIKKLHTLTEDQPRKSLNHYRLENSSISTDLSGSGDTRAENAIERSCKYWISGNCMSGDQCNYLHSWSCGDGLSMMAKLGGHKKNVTGVALPSGSDKLFSSGKDGTARIWDCHTGQCVHSINLGDEIGSLISEGSWVFVGLPNVVKSWNVQTSVEYSLNGPVGQVYAIAVGNDILFAGAQDGVILAWKGSSESHPPFQLAASLEGHTSAVTCLTVGAMGLYSGSMDQTIRAWDLNTLTCTHKLNGHSDVVMSLLCWDQFLLSCSLDHKINVWYLTEEGILEVAYTHDMEHGALAFCGMVDTENKPILLCSCKDNTVRLFDLPSFTERGKIFSKGEVGSMQIGPDNLFFTGDASGDLTVWKLGGQSS